DNA sequence from the Phycisphaerae bacterium genome:
TCACGGACCTCTCGGCCGAAAACAAGCCCGGCTTCCGCGCCGCTTCGGCAGGTCCACTATCGTATTGCCGCCCCAGCACGTCATTCTGACACAAATCGCCAGCATGGGCGATGGGGCGTTCAGCCATCCCAAGACCCCTTGAACCCGAGCCGGTGGACGGAACGATCCAGCTCGTCCCTCGTGGCCTTCATGTCGGGCAGGGGCAATGCACCCAGGCCGAAGAAACGGTCAGGATGCTGTCTCACGACGTTCGCTACAAAGTCGTTGGCGATCCTGGCCACCGCAGGGCCGTCCGCGCCAAACCACTCCAGCCCCGGATCGTTGATACTCAATGCGGTCTTGGCAATGCCGCTGGCATCCATGGCCGCCAGCTTAGCCTCGACGTTCATGTGATCGGACGTGATCCGGCGGTTCCAGTCTCCCATCCGGACGTACTGGTCGTTGTCCTTCCGATAGACCACCCGATCTGCCGTCCGCTTCTCCATCAGCTTCACGATCTCCGGACAACAGATGGCTTTGGCAGTCGATGGCGCCTGGATTGCCGCCGGAAGCTGGTTTCTCCGCGGCCGCCCCTTGCACCGGTCGCATCCTCAAACCAACGGTCGCAAGAGCCACCAAAGCCGAGCCCGCTGTCGTGACGAGGTCCCGTCGGGAGTTCTTCACAGGATCACTTCAGTTCCCGTTCGACCGATCTGGAGCATCTCTGGCCACGTCCGGCGCCCACCAGATGACGATCATGCCGAGTGCATAGATCAGCCCGGTGGCGGCACCGACCTTCGAGAAATCGCCGCCGAAGCCCGCCACCAGCGTTCCGGCCATGAACACGCCGAATGCCGTCGCGAAGCGCCCGACATTGTACGCGATGCCACTGCCGGTCGCGCGGACGGTCGTTGGGAACAGCTCGGGCAGGTAGAGCGGCAGCCACCCGAAGAAAAGCGTCGCCACGAAACCCTGCACGAAGACTGTTGGCAGGAACGCCGCCTGCAGGGGGGAGGTCAACAGGAACAGCCCGCAGGTCAGTGCCGCAGAGCCCAGGCTGATCAGGAAATACGACGCCCGCCGGCCCAGCAGAGCCGCAAGCTGCGCTCCGAAGAAACTCCCCAGCGCTGCCCCCAGTGCCCAGTATCCCTGGGTGACCGCTTTGTAGCCCGGCTGGGCCGCGCCGCCGATGGCGTCGGCCCACGGGATCATCCACTTGCTGGCCGCCCATGCTCCGATCATAGGAATCGAGCCGAGCAGGATTCCGATCCCCGTGATTCGAAGCAGTGGCGGCGTGACGAGCTGTCGGAGCGGAGTTCGCGTCGTTTTCTTCACGCCGCGCGATACCATCCACTGTGGCGACTCCGGCACGAACCACAGTGCCGCCACGCCCAGCAAGCCCGGCACCGCGCTGATGCCGAACAACCATCGCCAGGAGTCCGGGGTGATGTGCCAAAGCCGGCCGATCTGCGAGAGCATCAGGATGCCGACGTTGATGCCCGCGCCGACGATGCCGGCCACGACCGGGCGAGACATCTTCGGCCACGACTCGTAGACCAGCGCCACGCCGTTGGGCCACATGCCCCCGATGCCCAGACCCACCAGAAATCGCAGCACCAGCATCTGTTCCAGGCTCTTCACCAGGAAACCCGCGCCGGCGAAAATCGAGTAGAACAGGATGCTCACGCCCATTGCCCGCGTGCGGCCGGTGCGGTCGCCGAGTTGGCCGAACCAGATGCCGCCGCACGCCGCGCCCAGCATCATGCTCGCGGTCAGCCGGGCGAACCATTCACCGCCCAGCACGTCGGTGTACGCCGCCCCCAGCAGCCCCTTGGTGACGGATACCGAGGCGATCGGCATCAGCCCCAGCTCGAAGCCGTCGAACAGCAGCCCTCCGAACGCGGCGAGCAGGACGACGAGGCGGGCCCGGCGGGACAGCGGCGGAAACGATGGCGCGGCGCTGCCGAGGGACTCTGTCACCTGATTTGCTCCAGCAAGGTGCAGAACAACTTGAACTCACGGGCAAGATCACTGGCAAGATCGAGCGTGTCGCGCTCGGGCGAGTCGTGGATCAGCATACCGTATCGCAGCCGAAGACTTTCGCGGGGTTTGACAACAACTCTGCTCTCATCGCCCGCCTTGAAGCACTGGCGCCCGAACGGATTGGCCGCAACGAAGCCGTAATCGCGAGCATGATAGCGGCTCGGCCGGAAGTTATCCGGGGCACACATCACGGTCATACCCACCCGCCGGCCGTCGATTGCGCCGCTGTAGTCGCACCAGTCGGCCGGCTGGCCCCAGATCTGGGCCTCATTGCGGCGGCCATGGGCGTCGAGCATCGTCCCACCTGATCTGACCGTGATGGGGCTCGCCACTCGGATTCCCAGCCCCATTTCTTCCTGGTCGCCGAACCAGAGTTCCTTGTCCGACGTGAATGTCGAATCCCACAGCAGCAGGTAGCCGCAGGGTCGGACCGCAATGGTATACCGCGCCGTCTCGCGGCACACCGTGCCGCCGTCGGTACCCCCGGCCAGGTAACGATTTCGCACGGCGAACGAACCCCGCCCCCGGCCGCCGGTCGGCCGCCGCTCAAACGCCTCGTGAACTACGCGGGCCTTGTTGCGCCAGAAGTCCGAACCGCTCAGGTCTCCGAAGGCCATCCAGATGCCGGGGTGAAGTTCCTCGTGATCGGTCGGATCCACGCCGGCTACCGGCGGATGGTTGCGCGTAACCTGGATGCCGCCGAGGGTTCGCAGGTGAGCAAAGTACGGCCGCGGGATTTGCGGGTCGGTATAGCGGTAGGTCGCGACCGGCTTGCCATCCGCAAGAACCTCGATGCGACCGGTTTGCTCGCGGAAGCTCATGAGGCAATCACCCGAGTTCGAGCAACCGACGGACGTGAAGGCGAGCAGGGCACCTGCCAGAACGCATCTCGCGGCATCCTTCATCGGCGTGTCTCCTTGAATACTGATGCTGAGAGCACTAGCGACGAAAAGTCAGGTTTTCGGCACGGCCCAGTGCCCGCCAGCCCGGTATTCCCGCGACAGCATCGCGTTGGCCTCCTCGTCACCAACGATGCGTTCCGTCGCCGGGTCGAAGCGCAGCGGACGGCCCAGACGGGCGCCGATATTTGCGAGGTGTATGAGAACGCCCGTCTGGTGTGCGCCCTGCACGTCCGAGTTCGGCCGGGCGCCCGAACGGATGCACTCCATCCAGTTCTGCTGGTGCACATCGCACGAGTTGCCCTGGCCCCAGTTGATCTTGACGTCGAGCGGCTTGTTACCGGGCCCCACCACCTTGAACCTGCCGTGCTTGCTGAAGAACATGGTACCCTTCGTTCCGTAGAACTCCGCGCCGTTCTCCGTATCGTACGGCTGGGCCGGTGACCAGAGGCGCTGCTCGAAAACCAGTGTCCGCTTGCCGCCGACCTTGCCATCGCCCGGGTACTCGAAGATCACCTGCATGGTGTCGGGGAACTGCTGGTCGTCGTCGAAGAAGAGCTTGTCACCCACAGAAGTCACACGGCTGGGGTGCGTGTTGACGCCCAGAGCCCACCGGGCGTAGTCGACCTCGTGCGTGCCGTCGTTGCCCATGTCGCCGGTTCCGAAGTTGTACCACCAGTGCCAGCTATAGTGGTGGCAGTTCTTCCGGAAAGGCACCATCTCCGCCGGACCAACCCACAGGTCATAATCAAAGCCCACCGGCGGTTCCGTGGGCGACTCATGGCCGATGTTCTGGCGTCGCTGGATGTTCCACGCCTTCGTCATCAGCACTTCGCCGATGATTCCGTCGCGCAGGAGCCGCATGGCCTGGATAGCACCCGGGTTCGAACGCGTCTGCGTTCCGTGCTGAAAGACGCGCCTGTGCCGCTTGACGGCCTCGGTCAGGAGCCGGCCCTCGCGCAGGTTGTGCGAGCAGGGCTTCTCCAGGTAAACGTGCTTACCGGCCTCCATGGCAAGAAGGGCTGCCGGCGCATGCCAATGGTCGGGCGTCGCGATGATGACCGCATCCACCGAATGGTCATCCAGAACGGCGCGCAGGTCCTTGACGGCCTTAGGGCCGCCGGTCGCTTTGGCCGCTTCCTCCCGGCGGTTGTCGTCCGGATCACATACATAGGCCAGGGTCGCTCCAGCCGCGCGGGCGATGTTCGCAGCGTGGCCTTTGCCCTGGCCGCCGCAACCGATGACGCCGACAACGAGCCGATCATTGGCTCCGGCGGCCCGCGCGACCGGCGATGCCTTCAACGACGATGCCCCGGCGACACCCGTCGCAGAGGCTTTCAGAAACGACCGACGTGTGAACGTGTTCATGGCAGATCACCAGCTCCGATCCTGTGGAAAAGCCTCTTCACGCTTGCCCCGCGCGGGACGATTCCCTTCGCCACACGTCAAACGCACGAATCACGGCGCTGTTGTCAAGGTCGCCGTAGCCCGCGCGTTCCGCCGCTTCAAGCAACTGCCGATGAGCATCCGTAAGCGGCAGTAGCTGTCCTCCCTGCGCGGCCGCATCGAGGATCAGGCGGATGTCCTTCAAGTGCTGCGAAAGTCTCGCCTGGACGGCAAAATCACCGTCTAGCATCTTGCGGCCCTTGGTGTCCATGATCCGCGAGTAAGCCATCGTGCCCATCAGCACTTCTAGGGCCCGCTTCGGGCTGACCCCGATGGCCTCCGCAAACACAAGCCCCTCGGCTAGGGCCGCGCGGTTCAAACCGAGGACCAGGTTGGAGACCAGCTTCATCCTTGCTCCGCTACCCCAGGGGCCGACATAGAAGGCCTTCTGTACCAGGCACCGGAACAAGTCTTCGCATGCGTCGTATGTCGCACGCGGACCACCGACGATGGCTGTGGCCTCTCCGCGCCGTGTCTGCTCGCTGGAACCGGAGATGGGGGCGTCGAGGTAGAAAACACCCTGCTCCTTGAGTCGCGTCCCGAGCCGGGCGGTCTGGGCCGGTTCGCCGGTGGTCGTGTCAATGAGGATCTGGCCGGGCCGGAGACTGCCGTTCATCTCGCCGAGGACTTCCTCGACGGTATCAGTGGTGTAAAGGCTGACGATCACCCGGTCGCAGACGGCCGGCGGCCGGTCCGCCCAGCGAGCGCCGCGGGCGATCAGCGGCCCTGCCTTCTCCCGCGTGCGATTCCAGACATGCACGGCGTACCCGGCATCCAGCAGACGCTCCGTCATGGCCGTGCCCATGAGGCCCAAACCGATCATGCCCACAGGTTCACATTGCATTCGTCACCATCATCCGGCCACCGCGGCATTCCCGAACACTCCTGCGCCGGGCGGGCATCTGGGTGTCTCTCGCACGCGTGCCATCCCGATCCGCGGCTCCCTTTTACCTTGAGGAACAAGGAAGTCAACGCCACTGGCGCGAGGGGCCCCGCAAGCGATCGAGACGGCAACCCTGCTCATGGTAGCCGAATCGACGCGATCGGCCCGGCCGCCAAAACGTCGATCAAGGCGTTGCCCTCGAACCAGTGGCTGTGATCCTCGACCGCAAGCGGCCGACGCGAAAAAACAGCCTCCGGCTTCGCTCCCAACGCCCTCAAGTGCCAGCGCCATCTCCTTTGCCCGGGAATCGTGCAGATGATGGAGACGCAAGCCGCGACCGCCCTCAGCTTCTCGCACGCTTCATGGATACACGATTGCCGGCAGGCAGGCCGGATTGACAATGGGACTCGGCCCGCTGAAACACCGCTGGATAGCACCGAAGTCGTCCTGGTCGACGTCGCCGTCCTTGTCGAAATCGGCTTCAGCGCACTGGCCTGCGTAGGGAATACTGGGCCCCGAGGCACAGGTTGCGAAGGTCTGCATATCATCGATGTCGATATCGCCGTCGCCGTCGAAGTCGCCATGGGTGTACTCGATCGCGCGATAGTTGTAGAGCTTTGTCACCTCGCTTGCCGAAAGCACGCGGCTAAGAATACGGAGGTCGTCGATCGAGGCCTGCGTGTAGTCCCCCCCCTTGTGACCAAGCTCGGCATTGGTCAGAGCAACAACCGTCCAGAGCGACACACCGCCGTGGGCGGAGTCCGGGGCGCCGTCGAGGTAGAACTTCCAGATCGGATTTGGGCTTCCGCTGCGTGTGAGGGCGATATGATGCCAGGTATTGTCGGCGCATGTCCCTGTTGAGGCGATCTCGACCGGTATTCCCCCCGAGTTGTCGAGCCCGAACGTTCCGTTGCCGTTGAGGCGCAGCTCCAGATTGTTCCCGGCCGCACTGCCCAGGATCACGATGCGCTTGGCGCCAGCCGCGGTCCATTTGACCCAGAGAGCCATGGTCATGTCGCCACTGAGCGACATGGAGAACGAGTCGATCGTACCGTAATCGTCTATTCCGTCGAACGAGAGCGCGTTGCCAATCTTGCCTGACGTCCAGGTCGGGCCATTGACGAGCGTCACGGTATTCCCGTTTCCGGTTGCATCGCTCGCGGAATCGCCCGACGACCCGTCCAGCCTCCACCAGCCGACCAGACCGGTCGTGATGTCGGCAACTGTGAAAGAAGCGCTCTTCACGCCACTCGCTGTCAGCCCCGCCTTCCAGGCTCTGGCCTTGAGTGTCCCGGGCACCGGGACGGACACCGTGCCGCCGGAGGCCACCATCGGGCTTGATTCCATCGGGTCGGTGCCGTCCATCGTGTAACGGATTGTGGCGCTCGCCGTCGAGCAGGTCACCGTCACGTCCACGATGCTCCCGTCATAACCCCCGCCATCGGGGCTGAACTCTGGCGTGGCGACCGCCACTTGCGACGTGTAGGTGGCACTCTTGATGCCGCTCGCCGTCAAGTCGGTTTTCCAGGCCTTGGTCCTAAGCGTTCCAGGGACCGGCACCATTACCGTGCCGCCCGAAACCACCGTCGGACTCAACTCCGTTGGATCGGTGCCGTCAATCGTGTAGTGGATGGTGGCCCCCGCCGTCAAGCAGGTCACGACCACGTTGACGCTGCTGGCCCCAAACACTCCGCCGTCGGGGTTGAATTCCGGCGTGGTGACCGGAGCAGAGTTGTACAGTTCGTTCACGTCACTGGCCGAGAGCGCACGGCGGTAGAGGCGCACCTCGTCCATCTGACCATAGTAGAAGCTGCCATTCGACCCACTGTTGCGGCAGCCCATCTTGGTCGAAGTGTAATCGGGGGCCGAACCACCCGACGCCCCGACAAGCACCCCGTCCACGTAAAGTGAGTAGGTCGTGCCCGAGCGGGTGACCGCGGCATGGTGCCAGTTGTTGTCATTCATTCCCGTGCCGGAACTCACTTCTGACGCCGGGCCGCCCTCATTGTCAATGCGGATCGTGCCATTGCTCGGATTCGCCACCAATTGCAGGCCGGCAGTGGTGGGATTCTGCTGCAAGGTAATCGCCCTCTGGTTGCTGGGTCCCGTCGGAAACCGCAGCCAAGCCATAAGGGTCAGATCCCCCGAGACCGCCGCACCGCCGATATCAACCCGATCGTCCGAACCGTCGAAACTCAGCGCATACGGGCCGACCCTCGCGCTGCTGGTCCAGGTCGGTTCGTTCACCAGCGTGCCGTGATTGCCAGAGCTGCTGGAATCGGCTGCAGTCGTTCCGAAACCGTCGTCCAGCCTCCACCAACCGACTAGGCCGGCCGTGATGCTGAGCGGCTCATAGAAGGCGCTCTTCACCGCGCTCGCCGCCAAGCCGGTTCTCCAGGCCTTAGCCTTGAGCATGGCGGGCAGCGGCACGGCCACCGAGCCGCTCAAGGCCACTGTCGGGCTTGACTCAGTCGGGTCAGTGTCGTCCAACGTGTAGTGGATCGCAGCCCCCGCCGTTGCGCAGGTCACCATCACGTTCACGCTACTCGCCCCTTCATACCAGCCTCCGTCGGGACTGAACTCTGGCGTGGCGACCGGAAGCAGTGTGTAGGAGGCACTCTTGAGCGCACTGGGGGCCAAGCCGGTTTTCCAGGCTTTGGCCTTAAGCGCGCCCGGCAGCGGCACCGTCACCGTGGACCCCGAGGTCACCGTCGGGCTTGATTCCGTCGGATCGTCGCCGTCCAGCGTGTAGTGGATGGTCGCATCCGCCGTCGCGCAGCTCACGGCCACGGTCACGCTGCTGCCTTCATGCTGTCCACCGTCGGGGCTGAATTCTGGTGTGGCGACCAGCACGAGGTTGCGAAGTTCGTTCACGTCGTCGGCGGACAGCGCGCGATTGTAGAGGCGGAGGTCGTCCATGGTGACCTTCGTGTAATCCGAGTCCTTGTGCCCCAGGATGGGCCGCCCCACCGCCACAACCGACCAGCCCTCGACGCCGCCGAAGACCGAGTCAGGGCTGCCATCCAGGTAAAGCGTCCAGGTGGGATTCGGGCTTCCGCTGCGGGTCACAGCGATGTGATGCCAGAGATTATCGGCGCACGACCCTGCCGACCACGACTCGGTCGGGATTCCTCCTGCATCCTCAAGCCCGAACTTCCCATCCGATCCCCTGAGACGGAGCTCCACATTTTTCCCCCCCTCCTCGGCGATCAGGATCACGATGCGCCCGTCATTAGTCCCGTCAAACTGGACCCAGAGGGCGATGGTCATGTCGCCGCCAAGGGATTTGGACAGAGGCGTGTCCATCGAGCCTGCATCGTCCATCCCGTCGAATGACAGCCCGTTGTTGATCATACCCGGCGTCCAGGTCGGGCCCCCCGTAAGCGTCAGGTTATTGCCGTTGCCGGTTCCGTCGCCCGCGACCATGCCGGTTGACTCATCCAACGTCCACCAGTCGACCAGTTCGCTGGCGATATCACCCCTTGCATCCTGCCCGGTGACGAGCAGGAGCGCGGCTGCGCTCGCCGTAACCAGCACCGTTCGCCGCAACTCTGATCTCAGGATCGTCATGGCTGAGTTTGTTCCTGGCATGGACGGGATCCTCCTCCGCAGAGTGCACTGAGATAATGGCACCAGACGGACCGCAAAACCTCTCGTCTGGCGAGCTCATCGGCTCTACGCCACCTTCAATTTAGACTCCGGGGGGTATCGTGCAAGGCGGATTTGTTGCACGTTTGTCCAGTTTTGTTGGACTTATGTCAAATGGGGGCTTGGATCCTCACGGATTCCGAATATCATGCTGACATGCGTCACGTGGCGATTCTGGTCGAGACCTCCCGGGCCTACGGCCGGGGCCTGCTGCGGGGCATTGCCCGCTACAATCGCGAACGTGGTCGGTGGCACACCTACTTCGAGCCCCACGGACTGGATGATCCGCCCCCGGCCTGGCTTAGAGGCTGGAAGGGTGACGGCGTGATTGCGCGAATCGACAACCGCCGTATGGCCCGGGCCCTTCTCGCATTGGGCAAGCCTGTCGTCAACCTCAGGGGAACCGTTCCGGGTCTGCCTTTTCCCTTTCTCGGGGCCGACAACGAGGCCGTGGCCCGCATGGGCACCGACCACCTCCTCGAAAGGGGCTTCATTCACTTCGGCTTCTGCGGTTTCGCACGCGGGTACCATCCGGGGTTGGATCACCGGGGCGAGTGCTTCCAGAGACTGATCGAAGCCGCTGGCCATCGGTGCGGCCTCTACCAACAACCACGCAGCCCCGGCGGCAGATCAAGGCTGGAGAATGAGCACAGGCGGTTGGCTCGCTGGATCAGGAGCCTTCCCAAACCCGTGGGGATCATGGCGGCCAACGACGATCGCGGCCTGGCGGTTCTCAATGCGTGCCGGCGGATCGCAGTGAAAGTCCCTTACCAGGTGGCCGTTCTCGGCGTGGACAACGACGAGTACCTGTGCGGCCTATCAATCCCGATGCTCAGCAGCATCGACATCAACAGCGAGGAGACCGGCTATAAGGCCGCAGCCCTTCTGGACCGGATGATGTCCGGCCGAAAGCCGCCGCGCCGCATGCCCGAGATCAGGCCCAGCGCAGTGGTCGCCCGACAATCTACCGACGTACTGGCCACTGATGACCGGCGGGTCATCCAGGCCCTGGAGTTCATTCGGCAGAATGCTCGCCGGCCAATCAGTTCCCGCGACGTCGCGCGTTTCGTCGGCGTCTCCCGGGCGGCGCTGGGGCCTCGGTTCAAGTCCGTGACCCATCGCACGGTTGGCCAGGAGATTCGCCGCGTCCGACTCGACCTGGCCAAGGACCTGCTCGCGCGTTCGAACATGCCCATCAAGCGGATCGCGATCGAAACCGGCTTCAGCGCCGTCCAGTACTTGACCCGAGTATTCCAGGCTGCAACAGGCCAAACGCCCGCCTCATTCCGCCGCTCGCAGAGTGGTTGGCACGGCATGGAGCTCTCCCGGGAGTCAGCTGCCGAGTCGCCTACTCCATCTACCTGCCGAAGCTGAGCCGTACTCATGCTCTTTCACGACGTTGCTCGACGCGCGAAGATCATCCGCTTCTCGAGCTGAATGTCGTCACCGACAGCCCTTTCCAATGGCCAAAAACGCAGCGTAATGACCGGTCGTCGGTTCTGAAGTAGTGCGCCTCTACTACTCAAGCCGGCATGCTGATTTGCGCAAGTGCGTGATATCGAAAGACCGGCGTGCGTCATTCAGTGGTAGAATACCAGCTTCTACAGTTGGATGCTGTGGTTTGAATTCCATCGTTCACTTCCTTTTCAAGTCCTTGGTGCTCAGCAGGCTGTGAGTCTACCTCGTCCTGCGCCTGAGGCTAGGAGAGTCTGAGTTGCGTCACGAGTTACGTCAGAACGCCGTGGGTCTGACCCCTCAGCATCCCCAGCGGATGATGCGATCTGCCATAATGCTCATTCTTCTGCCCATCCTCCTTGCCGCCCTGACACCGCACACGTACGCCGACGATGCCCCGGGCCGCCTGATCGCGGCGGGTGAGCAGACGACCGATGGCCTCGCGACCGTTCACTACTTCTACGAGGGGGTCCGCCGCATCCAGGAAGTGGTCGATCCGTCCAGCCCAACCGGGACCGGCACGACCCGTGGCGAGTACGTCTACGGCCCGGACTACGTGGATGAGTTCGTCCTGCAGAGCTACTCGCTGGGCTCGGGCCAAGGCGACCGCCAGGCCAAGATGTACATGCTCCAGGACGCCAACTACAACGTCATGGCGTTGGTGAACGACACGGGCGGGGTGCTGGAGCAGTACCAGTGGGACCCGTACGGCACGCTCGTGAGCAAGCAGACGACCGCCTCCCCGGCACCGGTTAACCGCGTCGGCCATCAGGGCCTGTTCTTCTACCGTTTCGATGGCAGAACCGGCGGTCCGTTCACCACATCTCGTGCAACATCAATCTGTGTCCCCGTTCGGATCCCCCCTCGCACAGCGACGACCTCTCCAAGGGGTGATTCAATGGCCTCAGTCAGGCCGCGATAGGAGAAAGGAACACGGGGCGGTTAGGCCCAGATCGCCCTGTGGGTGCAATTACACCCCGAGTTCGCCTGCGACCGGGCCTGTGGATCGCCGCACGATGAGGGTCGGGGATACGGAGATCTGGCAGAAGGCCTCGTCCTCGGGAGGAGCATGCCGCGAGAGCCGCTCGGTCAATTCCCTGACGGCCATTTCGCCCAATGCCCGGGCGGGGAAACGGGCGGTCGTGAGCGGCACTTCGCAGAACCGGGCCCATTCGACATCGTCGAAACCGGTCACCGAAACGGCATCCGGAACGCGCAGGCTCCGCTCCCGGAGCATCCGCAGACCGCCAACCGCCATGTAGTCGTTCGGATACATGGCGGCCGTGAATCTTATCCCGCTGTCGAGCAACTGGCCCGTCTTCTCGTAGGCATCGTTTGGCGTCAATCCCGCCTCCACCATGAGTTCGGGATCGAAAGGTATCCCCGCGTGATTGAGGGCGTCGTGGTACGCAGCGTGTCGCCCGAACTTCTGAATACGGTGGAAGGGCTGTGAGAGGTAGGCGATACGCCGGTGCCCCAGGGCGATCAGGTGCTCCGCGACCAGGCGTGTGCCCTCATAGACCGAGGTCGTGATCCGGGCCGTCGGGTAGTCCTTGATGCTGTCCACGATGGAGATGACGGGTGTCCTGCGGCGCTGGAAGGCGCGGAGCAACGAGGTATTGGGGTAGGTTCCATCCTGGCTGCGGGCGATGGGGACAAGGATAAGACCGTCGACGCCGTGTTCCAGCAGCATTTGAAGGTGCCGAGCCTCGTCGCTGGGGTCGTCTCCGGTGACGCAGAGCATGAGCCGATAGCCCTTGGCGGCCGCAGTGCTTTCGATGCCGCAGACAATCTCGGCGAAGAACGGATTCTTGATGTCGGTGACCAGGA
Encoded proteins:
- a CDS encoding amidohydrolase family protein; translation: MKLMEKRTADRVVYRKDNDQYVRMGDWNRRITSDHMNVEAKLAAMDASGIAKTALSINDPGLEWFGADGPAVARIANDFVANVVRQHPDRFFGLGALPLPDMKATRDELDRSVHRLGFKGSWDG
- a CDS encoding MFS transporter — protein: MTESLGSAAPSFPPLSRRARLVVLLAAFGGLLFDGFELGLMPIASVSVTKGLLGAAYTDVLGGEWFARLTASMMLGAACGGIWFGQLGDRTGRTRAMGVSILFYSIFAGAGFLVKSLEQMLVLRFLVGLGIGGMWPNGVALVYESWPKMSRPVVAGIVGAGINVGILMLSQIGRLWHITPDSWRWLFGISAVPGLLGVAALWFVPESPQWMVSRGVKKTTRTPLRQLVTPPLLRITGIGILLGSIPMIGAWAASKWMIPWADAIGGAAQPGYKAVTQGYWALGAALGSFFGAQLAALLGRRASYFLISLGSAALTCGLFLLTSPLQAAFLPTVFVQGFVATLFFGWLPLYLPELFPTTVRATGSGIAYNVGRFATAFGVFMAGTLVAGFGGDFSKVGAATGLIYALGMIVIWWAPDVARDAPDRSNGN
- a CDS encoding PmoA family protein, producing the protein MKDAARCVLAGALLAFTSVGCSNSGDCLMSFREQTGRIEVLADGKPVATYRYTDPQIPRPYFAHLRTLGGIQVTRNHPPVAGVDPTDHEELHPGIWMAFGDLSGSDFWRNKARVVHEAFERRPTGGRGRGSFAVRNRYLAGGTDGGTVCRETARYTIAVRPCGYLLLWDSTFTSDKELWFGDQEEMGLGIRVASPITVRSGGTMLDAHGRRNEAQIWGQPADWCDYSGAIDGRRVGMTVMCAPDNFRPSRYHARDYGFVAANPFGRQCFKAGDESRVVVKPRESLRLRYGMLIHDSPERDTLDLASDLAREFKLFCTLLEQIR
- a CDS encoding Gfo/Idh/MocA family oxidoreductase, with product MNTFTRRSFLKASATGVAGASSLKASPVARAAGANDRLVVGVIGCGGQGKGHAANIARAAGATLAYVCDPDDNRREEAAKATGGPKAVKDLRAVLDDHSVDAVIIATPDHWHAPAALLAMEAGKHVYLEKPCSHNLREGRLLTEAVKRHRRVFQHGTQTRSNPGAIQAMRLLRDGIIGEVLMTKAWNIQRRQNIGHESPTEPPVGFDYDLWVGPAEMVPFRKNCHHYSWHWWYNFGTGDMGNDGTHEVDYARWALGVNTHPSRVTSVGDKLFFDDDQQFPDTMQVIFEYPGDGKVGGKRTLVFEQRLWSPAQPYDTENGAEFYGTKGTMFFSKHGRFKVVGPGNKPLDVKINWGQGNSCDVHQQNWMECIRSGARPNSDVQGAHQTGVLIHLANIGARLGRPLRFDPATERIVGDEEANAMLSREYRAGGHWAVPKT
- a CDS encoding NAD(P)-dependent oxidoreductase, with protein sequence MQCEPVGMIGLGLMGTAMTERLLDAGYAVHVWNRTREKAGPLIARGARWADRPPAVCDRVIVSLYTTDTVEEVLGEMNGSLRPGQILIDTTTGEPAQTARLGTRLKEQGVFYLDAPISGSSEQTRRGEATAIVGGPRATYDACEDLFRCLVQKAFYVGPWGSGARMKLVSNLVLGLNRAALAEGLVFAEAIGVSPKRALEVLMGTMAYSRIMDTKGRKMLDGDFAVQARLSQHLKDIRLILDAAAQGGQLLPLTDAHRQLLEAAERAGYGDLDNSAVIRAFDVWRRESSRAGQA
- a CDS encoding chitobiase/beta-hexosaminidase C-terminal domain-containing protein, translating into MPGTNSAMTILRSELRRTVLVTASAAALLLVTGQDARGDIASELVDWWTLDESTGMVAGDGTGNGNNLTLTGGPTWTPGMINNGLSFDGMDDAGSMDTPLSKSLGGDMTIALWVQFDGTNDGRIVILIAEEGGKNVELRLRGSDGKFGLEDAGGIPTESWSAGSCADNLWHHIAVTRSGSPNPTWTLYLDGSPDSVFGGVEGWSVVAVGRPILGHKDSDYTKVTMDDLRLYNRALSADDVNELRNLVLVATPEFSPDGGQHEGSSVTVAVSCATADATIHYTLDGDDPTESSPTVTSGSTVTVPLPGALKAKAWKTGLAPSALKSASYTLLPVATPEFSPDGGWYEGASSVNVMVTCATAGAAIHYTLDDTDPTESSPTVALSGSVAVPLPAMLKAKAWRTGLAASAVKSAFYEPLSITAGLVGWWRLDDGFGTTAADSSSSGNHGTLVNEPTWTSSARVGPYALSFDGSDDRVDIGGAAVSGDLTLMAWLRFPTGPSNQRAITLQQNPTTAGLQLVANPSNGTIRIDNEGGPASEVSSGTGMNDNNWHHAAVTRSGTTYSLYVDGVLVGASGGSAPDYTSTKMGCRNSGSNGSFYYGQMDEVRLYRRALSASDVNELYNSAPVTTPEFNPDGGVFGASSVNVVVTCLTAGATIHYTIDGTDPTELSPTVVSGGTVMVPVPGTLRTKAWKTDLTASGIKSATYTSQVAVATPEFSPDGGGYDGSIVDVTVTCSTASATIRYTMDGTDPMESSPMVASGGTVSVPVPGTLKARAWKAGLTASGVKSASFTVADITTGLVGWWRLDGSSGDSASDATGNGNTVTLVNGPTWTSGKIGNALSFDGIDDYGTIDSFSMSLSGDMTMALWVKWTAAGAKRIVILGSAAGNNLELRLNGNGTFGLDNSGGIPVEIASTGTCADNTWHHIALTRSGSPNPIWKFYLDGAPDSAHGGVSLWTVVALTNAELGHKGGDYTQASIDDLRILSRVLSASEVTKLYNYRAIEYTHGDFDGDGDIDIDDMQTFATCASGPSIPYAGQCAEADFDKDGDVDQDDFGAIQRCFSGPSPIVNPACLPAIVYP
- a CDS encoding DNA-binding transcriptional regulator; the protein is MRHVAILVETSRAYGRGLLRGIARYNRERGRWHTYFEPHGLDDPPPAWLRGWKGDGVIARIDNRRMARALLALGKPVVNLRGTVPGLPFPFLGADNEAVARMGTDHLLERGFIHFGFCGFARGYHPGLDHRGECFQRLIEAAGHRCGLYQQPRSPGGRSRLENEHRRLARWIRSLPKPVGIMAANDDRGLAVLNACRRIAVKVPYQVAVLGVDNDEYLCGLSIPMLSSIDINSEETGYKAAALLDRMMSGRKPPRRMPEIRPSAVVARQSTDVLATDDRRVIQALEFIRQNARRPISSRDVARFVGVSRAALGPRFKSVTHRTVGQEIRRVRLDLAKDLLARSNMPIKRIAIETGFSAVQYLTRVFQAATGQTPASFRRSQSGWHGMELSRESAAESPTPSTCRS